The genomic DNA ggCTAGCATCAGTGCACAGGAGGGTTCCTACATTGCTTGTCTTGCTGAAGCATAGAATGAACAAACTGAGTCCATGAGATGTATTTCTGCAGGATGATAGCTTTCATTGTTAAACCATTAATTGTGTATGTGTCTgcaaaaaatcattttcattttgtgttgTTTATCTTGTGGACTGTTATTTACAGATATTATTTTGCAAAAAAGTTAAGTGACACATTAGAATTtattagcaaaaacaaaaatgaatctttaattttataatttaataactattattattaatataataatgtaaTGATAATAGAATACCATTTatagtaaaatatttcaaaatatgaaatgATCTCATTCAAAAATGTAGCATAAAGTagtgtttttatattatttaatagttgctatcatttaaattctttattcTTCAGTGATAGTATTTTCTGCTTCACAGACTAGGCAGAGAATGATGACagtcagagacacagagagaactgTGGGGGTGAAAAATGAGTCCACCATCCAGGAGTTCGTTCTGGAGGCGTTTCCTGCTGCCCAGCACTTGGGGGGCCTCCTCTTCCTGGTGCACCTGCTCGCATACCTGGCCTCTATCATGGGAAACACAGTCATAATCCTCATCACCTGGGCTGACCATCGCCTCCAGACGCCAATGTATGTTTTGCTGAGCACTTTCTCCTTCTGCGAATGCTGTTTCATCACCACAGTCATTCCTAAACTGCTATCCATCTTCCTTTCAGGAAGGCAAACAATTCCCTTTCCTGCTTGCCTCACACaagcctttttctttttatttattggagcaggaattttctttctcATGGCAGTGATGTCGTTGGATCGATACctggccatctgcaagcctctGCACTATGCATCCATCATGAACCTGATGGTTAGTTTCCTCCTGGTTTTCTTGTGCTATTCCTTGTCCTTCATCTTCTTCACTGGTCTGATGCTCAAAGTTTCCCAGTTATCATTCTGTGGCCCCAATATCATCTCTCATTTCTTCTGTGACCTTGGCTCTTTAATTCATCTCTCCTGCTCTGACACCAGCTCTGTTGAAACGTATTTCTTCTTTGTTACTTCGTTTGTCATTCTACTATCCCTCATTGTAACCATCACTGCCTACAGCAACATAGTCATCACAATCCTGCGACTCCCATCAGCCAAGGAGAGACAGAAAGCTTTCTCCACCTGCTCCTCTCACCTCATTGTCCTCTCCCTGATGTACGGCAGCTGTGTGTTTATTTATGTGAAACCGAAGCAGGTGGACAGGCTGGACTCCAACAAGGAGGCTGCCCTTGTGAACACGGTGGTGACCCCAGTGCTGAACCCTGTCATCTACACCCTGAGGAACAAGCAGGTCCACCAGGCTCTGAGGGACACACTGTCTAGGGTGAGGTTGCAGAAGTAGAGTTTGGAGGCTAAGTGGATCCTCTTGATCCTCCAGTTCAGTTTCCACCATTGGCAAAGTCTGTTCTTGAGAAGTTCTCCATATGGAGATCTATCTTGTGCTACTTTTAAGCTGGATGGGTACTGTCTTATTTTGCAAATCAATacctttttctatttgaaaatttCACTTGTTCTCTATATTCTGCTAAAGCtattttgcttgctttttctattgATTGGTCTTAAATGAATTCAATTAAAGCAATATTATGAAGCAACTATTATACATAAATCATAAGCTAAGAAGTCTTTAatgcaataataaaaatgttGCAAGATTTTATCATTTCTATCCATGATACATTTTTATGCTCAAAGTTTATGATACCTCAGAAAAGATAGATAACCCTCAAGGTTTGAAAATTACAGTTACAAATTACTtctgaaaattatataaagtCATAGTACAACTTACTGGTGTTTTATCATTTGAATCTACTTATGTGAATGCTCACTAGGTCTTATTCATGTCTAGTTCTTCTTCGTGTGTATTGGTTTTAGTGTACAAACAGCTCAGTGTAACTCCAGAGTTTTAGATGAGCTCTTTCGGTGTATCATCTTCCAGATGTATCAAATTTTATCAgtaacattttctttcattctttcttgaaatataaacaaactgaaaagctttCAAATTATgtcaagtttattttttctgtaattgatGTTGCCAAGTCCTAGAAGCAAAAATTGCTCAAAGGTAGGTAATCCCAGTAGCAAATTCTTTCCTCCCATCTAAGGTATTTTCAGTTTAGTGTGATATTGGGTGTAGGAGATGCCAGTGTCATCTATGTTAAGCTCATTTATGGTTAACATTTTGTGTAGCAAAAACTAATAGAAATCATAAGGAAAATGAGTGCATTAATAATAAAAAGGGGGGTCAAAATGGAGTCATTTACTGTGTTTGAAGGTTCATTGAGGAAGTGGCTCCCACCTGAAGGTAATTGGCCCTAAAGGGACATGGATCCCATCACATCTAGCACTGCATGTGCATAGCGTGCATTTGATTTTTGCTATGTCTGATGTGAGCCCATATTCCTTTTTTAGcttgattttaaaattacttctCATTTAAGGCATAATATTATTAGGAAGAGTTTTAGATTGTCAGGAATACTGGGTGACTTAGATTTTTATGTTTGGGAGTCATTTGATAAGTTGTCCTAGGAATTACAGTCTTCCAAGGACATCTGTGCGTTTGTCTCTCACTTTTCCaaaatagaagttaaatgagtagTTTTCGAATCTGACAAAAGTTGGGAAGTCCTGAGAGTcctctgtgttggtttctgtccaTTAGATAAAAGAACCAATCTTCACAGCCTAGCCCAGACTAGTGCAGGAGATGGACATCACCAATCACCCAGAATGACCCAAACCTCATCCTCCTCTAAACCAGTCTCTGCTTTAGTGTGTCCCAAGAGACTGAGGAGTGTCACCCCTATTACCCCAGCCCTAAGACAGGTAGATAGAATCCAACCTTTCCATTAACAGCTGGGAAAGTTGGGGTGCTAGAAATGTTGTCCAGTTCCTTCTATATTCAAGGAGAAACTAAGAACTGATATGCTTGTCTGTTCATACTGTACTGACTGTGGGGGCAGAGCTGTGAGAGGTGATCCTTTACTCCTTAGGAGAAGCTGGAAGTTGGGAGTACTGATCAGATTGTAAGGTGCTGTGTTAGGTTAGAACTCACAGCTTCTCCTTGTT from Bos taurus isolate L1 Dominette 01449 registration number 42190680 breed Hereford chromosome 28, ARS-UCD2.0, whole genome shotgun sequence includes the following:
- the OR6D18 gene encoding olfactory receptor 6C74, translating into MTVRDTERTVGVKNESTIQEFVLEAFPAAQHLGGLLFLVHLLAYLASIMGNTVIILITWADHRLQTPMYVLLSTFSFCECCFITTVIPKLLSIFLSGRQTIPFPACLTQAFFFLFIGAGIFFLMAVMSLDRYLAICKPLHYASIMNLMVSFLLVFLCYSLSFIFFTGLMLKVSQLSFCGPNIISHFFCDLGSLIHLSCSDTSSVETYFFFVTSFVILLSLIVTITAYSNIVITILRLPSAKERQKAFSTCSSHLIVLSLMYGSCVFIYVKPKQVDRLDSNKEAALVNTVVTPVLNPVIYTLRNKQVHQALRDTLSRVRLQK